The proteins below are encoded in one region of Chitinophagales bacterium:
- a CDS encoding TPM domain-containing protein — MSLFAKQLIGNSQIEEIKRAIQQAEKNTSGEIRVHIEKHCKQDVLHRAAAIFHSLKMDETEARNGVLIYVALGDKTFAIVGDKGIDSKVPPDFWESTKHTMLQHFKQEQIAEGIIAGIHLAGEKLKTFFPYMQGDKNELSDDVSFS; from the coding sequence ATGAGTTTATTTGCTAAACAACTCATTGGCAATAGCCAAATTGAGGAAATAAAACGCGCCATTCAGCAGGCCGAAAAAAACACCTCGGGCGAAATTAGAGTGCATATAGAAAAGCATTGCAAGCAAGACGTATTGCATCGTGCAGCTGCAATTTTTCATTCTTTAAAGATGGATGAAACCGAAGCCCGAAATGGCGTGCTTATTTATGTGGCATTAGGCGATAAAACGTTTGCAATAGTTGGCGATAAGGGAATTGACTCCAAAGTGCCTCCCGATTTTTGGGAAAGCACCAAGCACACAATGCTTCAGCATTTTAAACAAGAGCAAATTGCCGAAGGTATTATTGCCGGAATTCATTTGGCGGGCGAAAAACTCAAAACATTTTTTCCTTACATGCAGGGCGATAAAAATGAATTGAGCGATGATGTTAGTTTTTCTTAA
- a CDS encoding TPM domain-containing protein codes for MTCRKYIGWRGLLLVLLFWHGSIAAQFPESPNPPKLVNDFAGFLSANEVQALEQKLVAFDDSTSTQISIVTISDIGAYDISDYAFQLGEKWGIGRKQKNNGVLILAAKAQRKVFIATGYGIEDVLPDAICKRIVEQIIIPNFKSGNFYKGFDNATNEIIARTTGKFDAEPEANKEGIPLWVIILILIIIIVIISVASSGSNGGGTISGRGVRGFGSGPVVWGGGFGRSGGGFSSGGGGFGGFGGGSFGGGGAGGSW; via the coding sequence ATGACTTGTAGAAAATATATCGGTTGGAGAGGATTGCTTTTGGTGCTTTTATTTTGGCACGGAAGCATTGCTGCGCAATTCCCCGAAAGTCCCAATCCTCCCAAATTGGTAAATGATTTTGCCGGATTTCTTTCGGCAAACGAAGTGCAAGCTCTGGAGCAAAAATTGGTAGCTTTTGACGATTCTACTTCTACCCAAATTTCTATTGTTACCATTAGCGACATTGGCGCTTACGACATTAGTGATTATGCCTTTCAATTAGGCGAAAAGTGGGGCATTGGGAGGAAGCAGAAAAACAATGGAGTACTAATTTTGGCAGCCAAAGCTCAGCGCAAGGTTTTTATTGCCACAGGGTATGGAATAGAAGATGTGTTGCCCGATGCTATTTGTAAAAGAATTGTAGAGCAAATAATTATACCCAATTTTAAATCAGGCAATTTTTACAAAGGGTTCGATAACGCCACCAATGAAATTATAGCGCGCACCACCGGAAAGTTCGATGCAGAACCCGAAGCCAATAAAGAGGGTATTCCTTTATGGGTTATCATATTGATTCTCATAATTATTATAGTAATTATCTCTGTGGCAAGTTCTGGTAGTAATGGCGGAGGTACTATTTCGGGCAGAGGCGTAAGAGGTTTTGGGAGCGGCCCTGTTGTGTGGGGAGGCGGTTTTGGAAGGAGTGGAGGAGGCTTCAGTAGTGGTGGTGGCGGTTTTGGAGGCTTTGGAGGTGGAAGTTTTGGAGGAGGCGGAGCCGGAGGTAGTTGGTAG